A single region of the Paramicrobacterium fandaimingii genome encodes:
- a CDS encoding anthranilate synthase component II, whose translation MTRVLVVDNYDSFVYTLDGYLQQIGAETEVVRNDAFGEADAAAYASTFDAVLLSPGPGKPADAGVSISLVHAAIASGQPLLGVCLGHQAIAEAFGGVVTNAVELMHGKTSQVTHDESPFYAGVPQPFTATRYHSLAVVDGTVPDDLVVNSRTDGGVIMGLHHRRRPVFGVQFHPESVLTEGGYRMLGNWLETAGLQNAAHIASELHPLMATDAAPAVAQPTPSA comes from the coding sequence ATGACTCGTGTTCTCGTCGTCGACAATTACGACAGCTTCGTCTATACCCTCGACGGCTACCTGCAGCAGATCGGTGCGGAGACCGAGGTCGTGCGCAATGATGCTTTCGGCGAGGCGGATGCCGCGGCGTACGCCTCGACGTTCGATGCCGTGCTGCTGTCGCCTGGCCCGGGAAAGCCGGCGGATGCTGGAGTCTCGATCTCTCTCGTGCATGCGGCCATTGCCTCGGGGCAGCCGCTGCTGGGGGTCTGCCTTGGCCATCAGGCGATCGCCGAGGCGTTCGGAGGCGTCGTGACGAACGCTGTGGAGCTGATGCACGGAAAGACGTCGCAGGTGACGCATGATGAGAGCCCGTTCTATGCGGGGGTTCCGCAGCCGTTCACGGCGACGCGCTACCACTCGCTGGCCGTTGTCGACGGCACGGTGCCCGACGATCTCGTTGTCAACAGTCGCACGGACGGCGGCGTCATCATGGGTCTGCATCACCGCCGTCGGCCTGTCTTCGGAGTGCAGTTCCACCCGGAAAGCGTCCTGACGGAGGGCGGCTATCGTATGCTCGGAAACTGGCTCGAGACGGCGGGGCTTCAGAATGCCGCTCATATTGCGTCGGAGCTTCATCCGCTGATGGCGACGGATGCTGCGCCTGCGGTGGCTCAGCCGACGCCGTCAGCCTGA